The following proteins are encoded in a genomic region of Burkholderia cepacia:
- a CDS encoding c-type cytochrome, which yields MKRGMIIGAVVAIVALAGAGALHGRDILDGMRFEKAMAAIGEADKANGDAWPQPQETCFFCHGARGQSFNSWYPSLSGQPEAYLAAQLRAFASEQRHNPYMGPLARDLDDGQVKTLAAYFARQTPTRNEDVPADAALDKRGMALIQSRSCQACHGATLMGRDQAPRLAGQGEIYLATQLAAFKTGERRDPTGAMNGLAATLSGDDIRAVAHYLASASPGQADGAVR from the coding sequence ATGAAGCGCGGAATGATCATCGGCGCCGTCGTGGCAATCGTCGCATTGGCGGGCGCGGGCGCGCTCCATGGGCGCGACATCCTTGACGGAATGCGTTTCGAGAAAGCGATGGCCGCGATCGGCGAAGCCGACAAGGCCAACGGCGACGCATGGCCGCAGCCGCAGGAGACCTGCTTCTTCTGCCACGGCGCACGCGGCCAGTCGTTCAATTCATGGTATCCGTCGCTGTCCGGCCAGCCCGAGGCGTATCTCGCGGCCCAACTTCGAGCGTTCGCGTCGGAGCAGCGGCACAACCCGTATATGGGACCGCTTGCACGGGATCTCGACGACGGGCAGGTCAAGACGCTGGCTGCCTATTTCGCGCGGCAGACCCCGACCCGCAACGAGGACGTTCCGGCCGACGCGGCGCTCGACAAGCGCGGGATGGCCCTGATCCAGTCCAGGAGTTGCCAGGCCTGCCACGGCGCGACGCTGATGGGCAGGGATCAGGCGCCGCGACTCGCGGGCCAGGGGGAGATTTACCTCGCGACCCAGCTAGCCGCGTTCAAGACGGGCGAGCGCAGGGATCCGACCGGTGCGATGAACGGCTTGGCCGCGACGTTGTCGGGCGACGACATCCGGGCGGTGGCGCACTACCTGGCCAGCGCGTCGCCCGGGCAGGCGGACGGCGCGGTTCGTTAG
- a CDS encoding efflux RND transporter permease subunit, producing the protein MLNRLVSRLERLFFGHRAIVLAAIALFTVAMAVFAVQLRMDAGFEKQMPIGHEYIRTFQQYRNDLLGANRITVVVRARKGSIWTPDGLTRLYDVTQAVTYLPNVDRIGVRSLWTPNAFVNEVTDEGFRAEPIISGTITPDQLTLEIVANIRRATTLGGYVGTLVSHGEDSAMITAELNERDSAGKVLDYVAFNHLLEEKIRKPFEDAGYDVQIIGFAKQIGDIADGATAVLGFCAVALLLTTLAVYWYCHSVRFTVLLVACSLTSLVWQFGTLKLLGFGLDPLAVLVPFLVFAIGVSHGVQQVNFIVREIAHGQSSFDAARHSFSGLLIPGVLALITAFVSFITLLLIPIPMVRELAITASLGVAYKIVTNLILLPVAASCFNFTKTYADNSLKRGERRSAWLRGLARIAQPKYAGVTVAATVAIFALAAWQSRDRVIGTLQPGAPELRADARFNRDATSIAGSYDMGLDWLTVAIESTGKACDNPAVGLYEDDFSAAMKTEPGVVSVQSYSAMLRAYNQGYNEDFPKMNVVPIAAENYGAVSVDASRLKGFMSRDCGMTAVHLFLTDHKATTINRILDDVKQYRASHPFPGIGIRLAAGNAGVLAATNDEVEKSELPMMLYVYAAILVLVFLAYRDWRAMLACCVPLSVATFIGYWFMKELQIGLTVATLPVMVLAVGIGVDYAFYIYNRLQVHLAGGQDIVKAVQHAMLEVGVATIFTAITLAIGVATWSFSALKFQADMGKLLAFMFIVNLVMAMTALPALASLLERWFPRRKPARAPGLFSH; encoded by the coding sequence GTGCTCAATCGTCTGGTCAGTCGCCTGGAAAGGCTTTTCTTCGGTCACCGCGCGATCGTGCTCGCGGCGATCGCGTTGTTCACCGTCGCGATGGCCGTATTCGCCGTGCAACTGCGCATGGATGCCGGCTTCGAAAAACAGATGCCGATCGGGCACGAGTACATCCGCACGTTCCAGCAATACCGGAACGACCTGCTCGGCGCGAACCGGATCACGGTGGTCGTGCGCGCCCGGAAAGGTTCGATCTGGACGCCTGACGGATTGACGCGGCTGTACGACGTCACGCAGGCCGTCACGTACCTGCCGAACGTCGACCGGATCGGCGTGCGCTCGTTGTGGACGCCGAACGCGTTCGTCAACGAAGTGACCGACGAAGGGTTTCGCGCCGAGCCGATCATCTCGGGCACCATTACGCCCGACCAGCTGACGCTGGAGATCGTCGCGAATATCCGCCGCGCGACGACGCTCGGCGGCTACGTCGGCACGCTCGTGTCGCACGGCGAGGACAGCGCGATGATCACGGCCGAGCTGAACGAGCGCGACAGCGCCGGCAAGGTGCTCGACTACGTGGCATTCAATCACCTGCTCGAGGAGAAGATCCGCAAGCCGTTCGAGGATGCCGGCTATGACGTCCAGATCATCGGCTTCGCGAAACAGATCGGCGATATTGCCGACGGCGCGACGGCCGTGCTCGGCTTCTGCGCGGTCGCGCTGCTGCTGACCACGCTCGCGGTGTACTGGTATTGCCATTCGGTGCGCTTCACGGTGCTGCTGGTCGCGTGCTCGCTGACGTCGCTCGTATGGCAGTTCGGCACCCTGAAGCTGCTCGGCTTCGGCCTCGATCCGCTCGCGGTGCTCGTGCCGTTCCTCGTGTTCGCGATCGGCGTGTCGCATGGCGTGCAGCAGGTGAACTTCATCGTCCGCGAGATCGCGCACGGGCAGAGTTCGTTCGATGCGGCGCGCCACAGCTTCAGCGGCCTGCTGATCCCCGGCGTGCTCGCGCTGATCACCGCGTTCGTGTCGTTCATCACGCTGCTGCTGATCCCGATTCCGATGGTGCGCGAACTGGCGATCACCGCGTCGCTCGGCGTGGCCTACAAGATCGTCACGAACCTGATCCTGCTGCCCGTCGCCGCATCGTGCTTCAACTTCACCAAAACCTATGCGGACAACTCGCTGAAGCGCGGCGAGCGGCGCTCGGCGTGGCTGCGCGGGCTCGCACGCATCGCGCAGCCGAAGTATGCAGGCGTGACCGTCGCGGCGACGGTGGCGATCTTCGCGCTCGCCGCGTGGCAAAGCCGCGATCGCGTGATCGGCACGCTGCAGCCGGGTGCGCCGGAGCTGCGCGCGGACGCGCGCTTCAACCGCGACGCGACGTCGATCGCCGGCAGCTACGACATGGGCCTCGACTGGCTGACGGTGGCGATCGAATCGACCGGCAAGGCATGCGACAACCCGGCGGTCGGCCTGTATGAGGACGACTTCTCGGCCGCGATGAAGACCGAGCCGGGCGTCGTGTCGGTGCAGTCGTATTCGGCGATGCTGCGCGCGTACAACCAGGGCTACAACGAGGATTTCCCGAAGATGAACGTCGTGCCGATCGCCGCCGAGAACTACGGCGCGGTATCGGTCGACGCGTCGCGCTTGAAGGGCTTCATGAGCCGCGACTGCGGGATGACGGCCGTGCACCTGTTCCTGACCGATCACAAGGCGACGACGATCAACCGCATCCTCGACGACGTGAAGCAGTACCGCGCGTCGCATCCGTTCCCGGGCATCGGAATTCGCCTCGCGGCCGGCAATGCCGGGGTGCTGGCCGCCACGAACGACGAAGTCGAGAAGAGCGAGCTGCCGATGATGCTCTACGTGTATGCGGCGATCCTGGTGCTCGTGTTCCTGGCCTACCGCGACTGGCGCGCGATGCTTGCGTGCTGCGTGCCGCTGTCGGTCGCGACCTTCATCGGCTACTGGTTCATGAAGGAGCTGCAGATCGGGCTGACCGTCGCGACGTTGCCGGTGATGGTGCTGGCGGTCGGCATCGGCGTCGATTACGCGTTCTACATCTACAACCGGCTGCAGGTGCATCTCGCGGGCGGGCAGGACATCGTGAAGGCCGTGCAGCACGCGATGCTCGAAGTGGGCGTGGCCACGATCTTCACCGCGATCACGCTGGCGATCGGCGTCGCGACGTGGAGCTTCTCGGCGCTCAAGTTCCAGGCCGACATGGGCAAGCTGCTCGCGTTCATGTTCATCGTGAACCTGGTGATGGCGATGACCGCGCTGCCCGCGCTCGCGTCGCTGCTCGAGCGCTGGTTCCCGCGCCGCAAGCCTGCCCGCGCGCCGGGCCTGTTCAGCCACTGA
- a CDS encoding saccharopine dehydrogenase family protein gives MAKHPVVVYGASGYTGMLIMDWLIDQNIPFTAVARNAGRAKEMMAQRVVRLESAQYEIIEAEHDVDALVKAFRGAKVVCNTVGPFSSFGLVGVEAALKAGCHHLDTTGEQSYIRAVRDQFGEQYRQAGLLVSSSNAYMYTFAEIAAELALETPGIDALETATLTRGPRGAAGVSIGSTATIFDGARHESCYLWEKALVPHAADASFTVATPELMQPVFCLPWGGTSLPVYFEHDARVRSCISCVGFYDNNVMKLVHQFGQKWEAEYRHLPREQQDEVLKQVVASTTPTMPPRERTTIQRSVDFAIGRGQLAAVRATVHGVTPYISTGAIHAAGVLRLLDGDTARTGFASGSKAFGHRYLLGFLEQRGLARATVTQL, from the coding sequence ATGGCTAAGCACCCCGTCGTCGTTTATGGCGCAAGCGGTTACACCGGCATGTTGATCATGGACTGGCTGATCGACCAGAACATCCCGTTCACGGCGGTCGCGCGCAATGCGGGCCGCGCGAAGGAAATGATGGCGCAGCGCGTCGTGCGCCTCGAATCCGCGCAATACGAAATCATCGAAGCCGAGCACGACGTCGATGCGCTCGTGAAGGCTTTCCGCGGTGCGAAGGTGGTATGCAACACGGTCGGGCCGTTCTCGAGCTTCGGGCTTGTCGGCGTCGAGGCCGCGCTGAAGGCCGGCTGTCACCATCTCGATACGACCGGCGAACAGTCGTATATCCGCGCGGTGCGTGACCAGTTCGGCGAGCAGTACCGCCAGGCCGGCCTGCTGGTGTCGTCGTCGAACGCGTACATGTACACGTTCGCCGAGATCGCCGCCGAGCTCGCGCTCGAAACGCCGGGCATCGATGCGCTGGAGACGGCCACGCTGACGCGCGGCCCGCGCGGCGCGGCCGGCGTGAGCATCGGCTCGACCGCGACGATCTTCGACGGCGCGCGCCACGAATCCTGCTACCTGTGGGAGAAGGCGCTCGTGCCGCACGCCGCGGACGCATCGTTCACCGTCGCGACCCCCGAGCTGATGCAGCCGGTGTTCTGCCTGCCGTGGGGCGGCACGTCGCTGCCCGTCTACTTCGAACACGATGCGCGCGTGCGCAGCTGCATCTCGTGCGTGGGTTTCTACGACAACAACGTGATGAAGCTGGTGCACCAGTTCGGGCAGAAGTGGGAAGCCGAATACAGGCACCTGCCGCGCGAGCAGCAGGACGAAGTGCTGAAGCAGGTCGTCGCGTCGACCACGCCGACGATGCCGCCGCGCGAGCGCACGACGATCCAGCGCAGCGTCGATTTCGCGATCGGCCGCGGCCAGCTCGCGGCGGTGCGCGCGACCGTGCACGGCGTGACGCCGTACATCTCGACGGGCGCGATTCACGCGGCCGGCGTGCTCAGGCTGCTCGACGGCGATACCGCGCGCACCGGCTTCGCGTCGGGCTCGAAGGCATTCGGCCATCGCTACCTGCTCGGCTTCCTCGAACAGCGCGGGCTCGCGCGCGCGACGGTCACGCAACTGTGA
- a CDS encoding RidA family protein, which translates to MTTSNKRQSIIPPGFKAWYDAYHFSPATRVGDTIWVSGQVGLDAQMQPADGVQAQARIAFECLKAILEEAGASLADVVELTTFHTDLQRETEGFAAVKDVYFPDRYPSWTAVGVTQLALPGLCVEIRAVAVAGSGAA; encoded by the coding sequence ATGACAACCAGCAACAAACGTCAGTCGATCATCCCGCCCGGGTTCAAGGCCTGGTACGACGCGTACCACTTCTCGCCGGCGACGCGCGTCGGCGACACGATCTGGGTGTCGGGCCAGGTCGGCCTCGACGCGCAGATGCAGCCGGCCGACGGCGTGCAGGCGCAGGCGCGGATCGCGTTCGAGTGCCTGAAGGCGATCCTCGAGGAAGCCGGCGCGAGTCTCGCCGATGTCGTCGAGCTGACGACTTTCCATACGGACCTGCAACGCGAGACCGAAGGCTTCGCGGCGGTCAAGGACGTGTATTTCCCCGACCGCTACCCGTCGTGGACGGCGGTCGGCGTCACGCAACTGGCGCTGCCGGGGCTGTGCGTCGAAATCAGGGCGGTGGCGGTCGCCGGGTCGGGTGCGGCCTGA
- a CDS encoding DUF1329 domain-containing protein produces the protein MMKKHTLGAVSVIAAALLLVAGETAAADDLTPVGAERGANKDGTVPAFAGRQATPSGWEYGKVRGDFWKHRNEKPLYSIDAANVDKYASQLTPGQIQLIKQKKGYRMDVYPSHRECQLPDAAEQNSKANLASAKLASNGETLQSAILPGVPFPQPKSGTEAILNYEMRYRGEGVEWAQVATSISPRPGGSEWIDGIGPQVFFLPSAKLGKTSPQDVDQLSLAAYFTANSPAALAGQAFVQRQYFNKDSETYYYFPGQRRVRRMPAYTHDAPLIGFENQYLIDEANMINGSLDRFNWKLVGKKEMLVPYNAFGMYTFNAKLRDVATPNGIAAGHRRYETHRVWVVEATLKPSARHVASKKVFYLDEDSWLALVGEDYDAQGKLWKVRESYPIPVWELGGTCDNEPLAQYDMINGRYVFDASSIGQGKDIRWFGQADDPRFKQDFYTAESLRSVSDR, from the coding sequence ATGATGAAGAAGCACACACTCGGAGCCGTGTCGGTCATCGCGGCGGCCTTGTTGCTCGTGGCCGGTGAAACCGCCGCGGCGGACGATCTCACGCCGGTCGGAGCCGAACGCGGCGCGAACAAGGACGGCACCGTGCCCGCCTTCGCCGGCCGGCAGGCGACGCCCTCCGGCTGGGAATATGGGAAGGTGCGCGGCGATTTCTGGAAGCACCGCAACGAGAAGCCGCTGTACTCGATCGACGCGGCGAACGTCGACAAGTACGCGAGCCAGCTCACGCCGGGACAGATCCAGCTGATCAAGCAGAAGAAGGGCTACCGGATGGACGTCTACCCGTCCCACCGCGAATGCCAGTTGCCGGATGCCGCCGAGCAGAACTCGAAGGCGAACCTGGCGTCGGCGAAGCTCGCGTCGAACGGCGAAACGTTGCAGTCGGCGATTCTACCCGGCGTGCCGTTTCCGCAGCCGAAGAGCGGCACCGAAGCGATCCTGAACTACGAGATGCGCTATCGCGGCGAAGGCGTCGAATGGGCGCAGGTCGCCACGAGCATTTCGCCGCGCCCGGGCGGCAGCGAATGGATCGACGGGATCGGCCCGCAGGTCTTCTTCCTCCCGTCGGCCAAGCTCGGCAAGACATCGCCGCAGGACGTCGATCAGCTCAGCCTGGCCGCCTACTTCACGGCCAACTCGCCGGCCGCGCTGGCCGGGCAGGCCTTCGTCCAGCGGCAGTACTTCAACAAGGACTCGGAAACCTACTACTACTTCCCGGGCCAGCGCCGCGTGCGACGCATGCCGGCCTACACGCACGACGCGCCGTTGATCGGCTTCGAGAACCAGTACCTGATCGACGAGGCCAACATGATCAACGGCTCGCTCGACCGGTTCAACTGGAAGCTGGTCGGCAAGAAGGAAATGCTCGTCCCGTACAACGCATTCGGCATGTACACCTTCAATGCGAAGCTGCGTGACGTCGCGACGCCGAACGGCATCGCAGCCGGCCACCGCCGCTACGAGACGCATCGCGTATGGGTCGTCGAAGCGACGCTGAAGCCGAGTGCGCGGCACGTCGCGTCAAAGAAGGTGTTCTATCTCGACGAAGACAGCTGGCTCGCGCTCGTCGGCGAGGACTACGACGCGCAGGGCAAGTTGTGGAAGGTGCGGGAAAGCTACCCGATTCCGGTGTGGGAACTCGGCGGCACCTGCGACAACGAACCGCTCGCGCAGTACGACATGATCAACGGCCGCTATGTGTTCGACGCGTCGTCGATCGGCCAGGGCAAGGACATTCGCTGGTTCGGCCAGGCCGACGATCCGCGCTTCAAGCAGGATTTCTACACGGCGGAATCGCTGCGCTCGGTCAGCGATCGCTGA
- a CDS encoding WD40/YVTN/BNR-like repeat-containing protein, which translates to MIKTLVACTALCAAAAAFAQSHGTVADWTAKPAHAWAAPTRMMLTDATRAGRRVVAVGEHGVILLSDDDGRTWRQSQRVPVSATLSAITFADAKHGWAVGQWGAILATDDGGDTWVTQRLDTSVDQPLFSVLFTNARDGIAVGLWSLMLQTHDGGKTWARTTLPKPPGGGKADRNLYHVFADAGQALYIVSEQGMVLKSADGGANWTYLPTGGKGTLWSGVAMPDGRIVVGGLLGSLFESRDGGATWAPLNPRTKSSITDVVATGNGLLAVGLDGLVLTQRANGESFELAQRADRATLTAALIDARGKPVLFSQDGVLASQ; encoded by the coding sequence ATGATCAAGACGCTCGTTGCCTGTACCGCGCTCTGCGCCGCCGCGGCGGCCTTCGCGCAATCCCATGGAACGGTCGCCGACTGGACCGCGAAGCCGGCCCACGCGTGGGCCGCACCCACCCGCATGATGCTGACGGACGCGACGCGCGCCGGCCGGCGCGTCGTCGCCGTCGGCGAGCACGGCGTGATCCTGCTGTCGGACGACGATGGGCGCACGTGGCGGCAGTCGCAGCGCGTGCCCGTGTCGGCGACCCTGTCGGCCATCACGTTCGCGGATGCGAAGCACGGCTGGGCGGTGGGCCAGTGGGGCGCGATTCTCGCGACCGACGATGGCGGCGACACGTGGGTCACGCAGCGGCTCGACACGTCGGTCGACCAGCCGCTGTTCTCGGTGCTGTTCACGAATGCGCGGGACGGCATCGCCGTCGGCCTGTGGTCGCTGATGCTGCAGACGCACGACGGCGGCAAGACGTGGGCGCGCACGACGCTGCCGAAGCCGCCGGGCGGCGGCAAGGCCGACCGCAATCTCTATCACGTGTTCGCCGACGCCGGGCAGGCGCTTTACATCGTGTCCGAACAGGGGATGGTGCTGAAGTCGGCCGACGGCGGCGCGAACTGGACCTATCTGCCGACGGGCGGCAAGGGCACGTTGTGGTCGGGCGTCGCGATGCCGGACGGCCGGATCGTGGTCGGCGGGCTGCTTGGCAGCCTGTTCGAGAGCCGCGACGGCGGCGCGACGTGGGCGCCGTTGAATCCACGCACGAAAAGCTCGATCACCGACGTCGTCGCGACCGGAAACGGGCTGCTTGCGGTCGGACTCGACGGGCTGGTGTTGACGCAGCGTGCGAACGGCGAATCGTTCGAGCTCGCGCAGCGCGCGGATCGCGCGACGCTCACCGCCGCGCTGATCGACGCGCGCGGCAAGCCGGTGCTGTTTTCGCAGGACGGCGTGCTTGCGTCGCAGTGA
- a CDS encoding flavin monoamine oxidase family protein: protein MKILGVKRRDRQHSPDTQTRRQILRLAAVGAVSLAAGEVSLAEGATAPSANRDVLDVVIIGAGLAGLTAARDLKRAGCESFVVLEARNRVGGRTYNHDLGHGVVSEAGGQWIGPGQTAIADLARELGVDTFPTYYAGKTVVLAGDARVAQDFHGGSGGDDAIGAKLGALARGVPSREPWTAQHASELDKLTYGDWLLKQGVTYEDGYFLGLAAKLSLGGAPAQLGLLHYLSMINSADCDYAKLESTKGGAQETRFVGGSQVLSTKMARELGGKVRLSCPVRKISSWDRDVVDVQTDRGVLRARRVIVALNPALCQQIVFDPPLPDGRAQLQRNWPANAPMRKTVHVYDQPFWRDDGYNGQIFEVGGPVFMAYDNSPPDGSVGVLAAFVAPGALPAEPKAAERTLSVIYAKAFGAKALHPTQFHDYDWGRVDPWTLQCIHPLPPGFWTKWGKFLRPEAGRLIWSGTETADIWAGAMDGAVRSGHRAALQALGKLAQRSVRV from the coding sequence ATGAAAATCCTTGGAGTAAAGAGGCGGGATCGGCAGCACTCGCCCGATACGCAGACCCGGCGTCAGATCCTTCGTCTCGCGGCCGTGGGCGCCGTGTCGCTGGCCGCGGGCGAGGTGTCGCTGGCGGAGGGCGCGACAGCGCCCTCCGCGAACCGCGACGTGCTGGACGTCGTCATCATCGGCGCCGGGCTCGCGGGGTTGACCGCCGCGCGTGACCTGAAGCGCGCCGGATGCGAATCGTTCGTGGTGCTGGAGGCGCGCAACCGGGTCGGCGGGCGGACCTACAACCACGATCTCGGGCACGGCGTGGTGTCCGAAGCCGGCGGCCAATGGATTGGCCCGGGGCAGACGGCGATTGCCGATCTCGCACGCGAACTCGGGGTCGATACGTTTCCGACATATTACGCGGGCAAGACCGTCGTGCTGGCCGGCGACGCGCGCGTTGCCCAGGATTTCCACGGCGGCTCGGGCGGCGACGACGCGATCGGCGCGAAGCTTGGTGCACTCGCACGCGGCGTGCCGTCGCGCGAGCCGTGGACCGCGCAGCACGCGTCGGAGCTCGACAAGCTGACCTACGGCGACTGGCTGCTCAAGCAGGGCGTGACCTACGAGGACGGCTACTTCCTCGGCCTCGCGGCGAAGCTGTCGCTCGGCGGCGCACCGGCCCAGCTCGGGCTGCTGCACTACCTGTCGATGATCAACAGCGCCGATTGCGACTACGCGAAGCTCGAATCGACCAAGGGCGGCGCACAGGAAACGCGCTTCGTCGGCGGCTCGCAGGTGCTCAGCACTAAAATGGCGCGCGAACTCGGCGGCAAGGTCCGGCTGTCCTGCCCGGTGCGCAAGATCTCGAGCTGGGATCGCGACGTGGTCGACGTGCAGACCGATCGCGGCGTGCTGCGTGCACGGCGGGTGATCGTTGCGCTCAATCCGGCGCTGTGCCAGCAGATCGTGTTCGATCCGCCGCTGCCGGACGGCCGCGCGCAGTTGCAGCGGAACTGGCCGGCGAATGCGCCGATGCGCAAGACGGTGCACGTGTACGACCAGCCGTTCTGGCGCGACGACGGCTACAACGGACAGATCTTCGAGGTCGGCGGCCCGGTGTTCATGGCGTACGACAACTCGCCGCCGGACGGCTCGGTCGGCGTGCTCGCCGCGTTCGTCGCGCCGGGCGCGCTGCCGGCCGAGCCGAAGGCCGCCGAACGGACGTTGTCGGTCATCTATGCGAAGGCGTTCGGCGCAAAGGCGCTGCATCCCACGCAGTTCCACGACTACGACTGGGGCCGCGTCGATCCGTGGACGCTGCAGTGCATCCACCCACTGCCGCCCGGCTTCTGGACGAAATGGGGCAAGTTCCTGCGTCCGGAGGCCGGCCGGTTGATCTGGTCGGGCACCGAGACCGCCGACATCTGGGCCGGCGCGATGGATGGCGCGGTGCGATCCGGGCACCGCGCGGCGTTGCAGGCGCTCGGCAAGCTGGCACAACGCAGCGTGAGGGTGTAA
- a CDS encoding DUF1302 domain-containing protein produces MKAKQVVRYTTISIAVLGAATSSAYGYDFTMGEGAVQGSWVTNLTAGAGIRTKSPSCSLTGDPNAFGCGAGANTNQWGYADNGDLNYRKGQPFSTYISATSELLLKMPSEGLKFMVRGTGMYDFMAKNTNRTPLSSTAAAQVVYNAQLLDLWAQKDFTIGGRNAHVRLGNQVINWGESMFAQSGINATNSIDAQKLLIPGSQLKQALLPAPMVSLAADLSHGFSTEAYYQFQWNGNRYPPVGSYWSVTNGFGRGAEPFTINTNNLNVTGPSAGTIANAIGGGGAAGNSGVLDGIKNGLVNGTYAGPPFNDIGIPVSTQLPAKYRPQFGVKFNYSPHSFDANFAFYYLNYTDKSPVLASLANGTEQWSYLGRRQLFGVSANFGVGPWAIGTELSYRPRDAVALSSCYGAGGPLDLNTNGVAGIDCQQWVDKKKFQYDINGLLALTRSEYPFLKLLGADSAALTWELTWIYYPGLGSSVTRTINGQPVTQVPATGYFPWLNNNSGLGYPITARQGTSSSVGATIDFNWTYDGSLIPGWQVTPGVTFSDGLYGYTPTFTANYMQGAKSLNVYVLFNQNPPNWQAGINFTAFWGGHGTVGQPYADRNFVGLFVTRNF; encoded by the coding sequence ATGAAAGCGAAGCAGGTCGTTAGGTATACTACGATTTCGATTGCCGTTCTGGGTGCGGCGACGTCGAGTGCATACGGATACGATTTCACGATGGGAGAAGGCGCCGTCCAGGGTTCGTGGGTGACCAATCTCACGGCGGGCGCGGGCATCCGCACCAAAAGCCCCAGCTGTTCGCTCACCGGCGATCCAAACGCCTTCGGCTGCGGCGCGGGCGCGAACACCAACCAGTGGGGCTACGCGGACAACGGCGACCTGAACTACCGCAAGGGCCAGCCGTTCAGCACCTACATCAGCGCGACGAGCGAGCTGCTGCTGAAGATGCCGAGCGAAGGGCTGAAGTTCATGGTGCGCGGCACCGGCATGTACGACTTCATGGCCAAGAACACGAACCGCACGCCGTTGTCGAGCACCGCGGCCGCGCAGGTCGTCTACAACGCGCAGCTGCTGGACCTGTGGGCGCAGAAGGATTTCACGATCGGCGGGCGCAATGCGCACGTGCGGCTCGGCAACCAGGTCATCAACTGGGGCGAGAGCATGTTCGCGCAGAGCGGCATCAACGCGACGAACTCGATCGACGCGCAGAAGCTGCTGATCCCCGGCTCGCAGCTCAAGCAGGCGCTGCTGCCGGCACCGATGGTGAGCCTGGCGGCCGACCTGTCGCACGGATTCAGCACCGAGGCCTACTATCAGTTTCAGTGGAACGGCAACCGCTATCCGCCAGTCGGCTCGTACTGGTCGGTGACGAACGGCTTCGGCCGCGGCGCGGAGCCGTTCACCATCAACACGAACAACCTGAACGTGACCGGCCCGAGCGCCGGCACGATCGCGAACGCGATCGGCGGGGGCGGCGCGGCAGGCAACTCCGGCGTGCTCGACGGCATCAAGAACGGGCTCGTCAACGGCACGTATGCAGGGCCGCCGTTCAACGACATCGGCATTCCGGTCTCGACACAGCTGCCGGCGAAATACCGGCCGCAGTTCGGCGTGAAGTTCAACTATTCGCCGCACTCGTTCGACGCGAACTTCGCGTTCTACTACCTGAACTACACCGACAAGTCGCCGGTACTCGCGTCGCTCGCGAACGGCACCGAGCAATGGTCGTACCTCGGCCGGCGTCAGCTGTTCGGCGTCAGCGCGAACTTCGGCGTCGGCCCGTGGGCGATCGGCACCGAACTGTCGTACCGGCCGCGCGACGCGGTCGCGCTGTCGAGCTGCTACGGCGCGGGCGGCCCGCTCGACCTGAACACGAACGGCGTGGCCGGCATCGACTGTCAGCAATGGGTCGACAAGAAGAAGTTCCAGTACGACATCAACGGGCTGCTCGCGCTCACGCGCAGCGAGTACCCGTTCCTGAAATTGCTCGGCGCCGATTCGGCCGCGCTGACGTGGGAACTGACGTGGATCTACTACCCGGGCCTCGGGTCGAGCGTCACGCGCACGATCAACGGCCAGCCGGTCACGCAAGTGCCGGCGACCGGTTATTTCCCCTGGCTGAACAACAACTCGGGGCTCGGCTATCCGATCACGGCGAGGCAGGGTACGTCGAGTTCGGTGGGCGCGACGATCGACTTCAACTGGACCTACGACGGCTCGCTGATTCCGGGCTGGCAGGTCACGCCGGGCGTGACGTTCTCCGACGGTCTGTACGGTTACACGCCGACCTTCACTGCGAATTACATGCAGGGTGCGAAGTCGCTGAACGTCTACGTGCTGTTCAACCAGAACCCGCCGAACTGGCAGGCCGGCATCAACTTCACCGCGTTCTGGGGCGGCCACGGCACGGTGGGCCAGCCTTATGCGGACCGCAATTTCGTCGGCTTGTTCGTCACGCGGAATTTCTGA